The following nucleotide sequence is from Methanolinea sp..
GGTGGGATGGATGTCGTCGATTCCATCGGGAAGGTCAGGACGGGAAAGGGGGACCGCCCGCTGACACCGGTAAAGATTGTCGTGGCATCCGTGGTCTGATTTTACCTGTTTCTCTTTTTTGGGGAAGAATCTGTCTTCTCTGCCTAACTTCGCCACTTTTCAGTACTTCCATCAAATTTAAACGACTTAACCCAATTCGCCAGAAGCAATTTACCAGTGATTTGGCGCCTCCAGGCTACCATATCTCTTGATAAAATCTCCAAGAATTGGGCGTATTTCTGGGGAGAAGTTGGAAATGATCTTGACAGGATACCCAAAAGAAGGGTATATGATCGTAAGTGTCAAATTCGTGAGATAATTTTTGAGGACTTTCAGATTTTTCACGACGGGATCTTTACAGAAAAGTTGTGTCAAACTCACCAGGACTTTGGTGAGGAAAACGATCAACACGCACCCGATCACCGCGTGTTTGGACCAGTGCCGGATCGGCCGGGCCGGCTCCTTCTTTGAGGTCCCGGATGAACTTCTCTGCACGGTCACGATTCTTGTAGGCATTCAGGATGTTTTCGGGATCATCATCGATGGTTGATTCAAGCACGAAGAAACCTTCAAGACCGGTTACATAGGGGTTGGGGATATCGCCAATGATCTTCTGGAGATGACCACGGGCGATGATCCAACCCCTCAGGAGCGATATACTGGCCGAGATCTTTTCCGCGTTCAACCTTCTTTGTGAGAACCTTCCCCTTCTCCAGGTCTTTCTCAAGTTTCCTTGCTTTCTTCGTCAACTGGTCACAGGCCAGGTCGTCACAGAAAAATATGTCCCGGACTTCTTCGCCATCCCGATATTTGACACATGAATAGACCCGGTTGCCAGAAACGAATGAAACCTGGCTTTCTTTCCTGGCATGGTAGATCGTTATCTCGTTCCGGTATGGTCCTTTCTTCTTTGCTTTCAGGGTCAAATAATGGAACTTCAGATCGCGGATCCTTCGTTTGTTATCCTGGGTATTCCCTCCACAGTCAAACACCAGAAGACTGCCTTCAGGAAGAACGCTCGAGCATAACCGGATCAGCATCTGCATATGCTTTTTATCCTGAACATTTCCTTTCTGGATGGTCAGCATCGTCGGTATGTTATTGAGGCCGACACTGATCCCAAATGCGATCTGGAGTTTCCCTGGCTGATTGTCCCGGGAATACCCTAACTCCCCAGCGGACATTTTGTCCCCTCAAAGTAACTCGAACTGAAGTCCACGAACTGGGTTGGATCCACGAGGCTCTGCTGGGAGATCCAGCGTTGAAACTGGTCAAGAACAATCGACTTTCTTTCTCCCAGTCGTTCCAGAGTCCGATACAAACTCCGGTCTGAAATTGTATCTTCAAACCCCAGTGTCTTGAGAAGTTCGTCGGGGGTAAAGTCCAGAATCTTATTGATCGATACCGATTGATTGAGTTTGTTGCTGATGAGAGTTTACGGATGGTATGAATGACTTGCTTCGACCACCAACTCCGCCAAGAACTGATGCGAAAAAGTTGGTCTCCGAATCAATTTTATCGATTAATGCTATATTACCTAATGAGAAGGCTGTGTTTTTTTGCATGAAATTATATAAACACTACCTTCTCATCCTTCTTCTGGCGAAGTCAGGTTCTCTGCATCACTCTCCCGATTGCACCTGTGCAGAACATAGGTTCGGGCGGCGCCGGGCCTGCCCGGGATATGACATCCGGACGTCCTTGAGAAATTAGATTGAAAACTGCTCGGCGGTTGGTTTGCAACTGCCGGAAAAAAAATTATGCCAGGTAATCCGAAGGAGTTGGCATCTGTTCCTTCAGACCCTTCCGCTTCCTGATCGCCGTCACCACGTCCCTGGCCATGCCTGACGGCACGATCTCAAACCCGGCAAACTCGGTGCTCCACATGGCGCGGCCCTCGGTTGCGGACCGGATATCCCCGGCAAACCCGAAGAGCTCTGCCACCGGTGCCTTGCCTACCACGGTCATGGTGTCGCCCTCGCTTTGCATGTCAAAGACCTGGCCGCGCCGCCCCTGGATCTGGGAGGTCGCAGCTCCCATCTGGTCGGCAGGCACGGTGATCTGGATCTTCTGAATCGGTTCAAGGAGGGAATCGCCTGCAATCAGCATGCCGCCCTTCAGCGCTGACCGGACCGCGGGGATGACCTGGGCCGGGCCCCGGTGGATGGCATCTTCATGGAGCTTGACATCGACCAGGCGGATCTTGAGGTTCTGGACCGGTTCATCGGCGAGCGGCCCTCCTGCCAGCGCCTCGTGAACGCCTTCAAGGATCAGCTCCATGGTCTCGTTCAGGTACTGGATACCCTTGGTCATGTCGATGAAGATGTTGGTGCCGTGGATGTCCTTGATGTTCTTGGCCTCTTCCTTGTCCATCCCTGCAGCGATAAGGGCATCCCTTCGCTCGAGCGCGGTCTGGGTCATGGAGACTTCACCGGCCTTGATGAGGTTGACGATCTCCTCGGCAAGCGGCTCGATCTCGAGGTAGAACCGGTTGTGGCGGTTCGGTGATTTTCCTTCGACCGGCCCGGCCTTCTGGGTGACGGTCTCCCGGTACACCACGATGGGGGGTGAAGTCACGATCTCGACCCCCTTATCGCGCTTGATCCTCCCGGTGATGATCTCGAGGTGCAGCTCCCCCATCCCCGAGATGAGGTGCTCCCCGGTCTCTTCGTTGATGGTGACCACCAGGGTGGGGTCCTCCTTTGCCACCTGCCGGAGCACCTCGACAAGCTTGGGCAGGTCCTTCATGTTCTTTGCTTCGACGGCGACGGTCATGACCGGTTCGCTGTAGTGCTTGAGCGACTCGAAGGGGGTCATCTCCTGGAGGGTGGTCACGGTCGAACCGACAATGGCGTCCTTAAGCCCGGTTACCGCAGCAATGTTTCCTCCGACCAGTTCGTCGACCTCGACCCGGGTTGGTCCCATGAAGATGCCTACCTGCTGGAGGCGGTTTACCTTCCTGGCGGTCCCCATCACGTACATCTCGGTCCCGCGCCTGAGTCTTCCCGAGAAGAGCCGCCCGGTGGCTACTTCTCCGGCGTGGGGGTCAAAGGATATATCGGTGACCATCAGGGTAACCGGTCCGTTCGGGTCGCAGTTCATCATGGCCTTTCCTTCCGGCGACTCTGTATCGCCGTGCCAGATGACCTTGATACGGCGTTTCTGCGCGTCTACCGGGTTTGGCAGGTGGCGGACCACCATGTCGAGCACCACATCGCAGAGCGGGCTGCGTTTTGCAAGGCTCTTCATATCGCCGGACCGGCACTTGTCGTAGACTTCCTTGAACGAGACACCGCTCTTCTTCATGTAGGGGACCGAGACCCCCCAGTTATAGAGAGCAGACCCAAACGCAACCGTCCCCTGGGCCGCGTCAAGCTTCCAGCCCTTGTTGTAGGCATCCTCCTTCATGCCCTTGATGAGCTTGTTGACCTTGTCGATCACCTTGCCAAGACGGATCTGCATCTCCATCTCGTCCACCTTGAGCTCGTTGATCAGCCGGTCCACCTTGTTGATGAAGAGGACCGGGCGGACGCCCTCCTTCAGGGCCTGGCGGAGCACGGTCTCGGTCTGGGGCATGGTGCCTTCAACGGCATCGACCAGCACCACCGCGCCATCAACCGCGCGCATGGCACGTGTCACGTCACCACCGAAGTCAACGTGGCCGGGGGTATCGATCATGTTGATGAGGTATTCCTGCCTGTCGTACTCGTGGATCATCGATACGTTGCTTGCATCGATGGTAATACCCCGCGACTGCTCCTCTTCGTCAGAGTCCATGAAGAGTTGCTTTCCGGCCAGTTCCTCGCTGATTATCCCGGCACCGGCCAGGAGGTTGTCTGAAAGGGTGGTCTTTCCATGGTCGATATGCGCTACAATGCCGATGTTCCGGATGTGAACCGGCTCGTTCATCAGTTCCTTTACCCGATCTATCGATTTCCTGCCTCTGGCCATAACAACACCATAAAAAAAGGGATCTCATCTGGCGGATTTCGCGATGCGTTCCCGCTCTTCTTTCTTATTCACCGAATATGCCTTCACATCGCCTTTTGAAGCCGCTATCAGCTCGTCTGCAAGACATGCAGCGACCGGCCTCTTGCTCTTGTGTGCTGCTTTTTCCACGGCCTCCGAAATGAAGAAGAGGGCCGTGTTGACACGCCGGATGGGTGCGGTATCGACAGATTTCGGGACGTTGATCCCGCCGTACTTGAGCCTGACCGTCTCCTCGCGCTGGCCGGTGTTGGCAATCGCCTCAATGAGGACCTGGACAGGGTTCTTCTTGGTCTTCTGGTGGACGATCTCGAAGGCATCGCGGACGATGCGCATGGCAAGCTGCTTGTTGCCGGTATTGGCTTCCGATTGCATGAGCCGGTTGATAAGGCGCTCGACGATGAGCATGTGGGCCTTGTTGAACTCCTGCCGGGTGAACTTACCGGTGGTGTGGGGCACGATAACCGGGTCCAGCCCGACATACCTGACAAGGCCGGGATCGGCCACCTGTACCTCGGAGAGGTCCCACCGGTTGAAGAGCAGCAGGTTTGCTGCCCGGGTCTCTGTCTCTGCCATCTTCATCACCTGCGCGGTTTCTCCTTGCGGCCGATGACCATCTCGTGGAGTGAAACGTTGTTCACCTTGGTCACGACATACCGTACGCCGGGGATATCCCCCATGGAACGGCCAAGCCTGCCACCGATTCCCTCTATCTCGACTTCATCGTGTTCATCGATGAAGTTGATTGCCCCGTCACCCACCGCAAACGCAGTGACCTGGCGCCCGTTCTTGATCAGCTGGACGCGGACGCATTTGCGGATGGCCGAGTTCGGCTGCTTTGCTTCCACGCCGATCTTTTCCAGCACGATACCCCGTGCCTGGGGTGCCCCCTCAAGGGGATCGGACTTCAGGTTCACACCCGAATGGCTCCGTACGTACTTGGGATCACTCCACCGGAACTTTTTGGCATCGCGGGTGAGTTTCCTTGCAGCAAATTTTCCCTGTCCCATGAAATCCCTCAGTTATTTTACACGTGTCGACGATGTGGATAGACCCCACTGTGATATATATAATCGCGCGGAACGGTTTTATATATTGTGGAGTCCCTTTTTGTGCCTGGTAAGGTTATCCCGCATTGCTAATAATATTATACGTCTATCCGGCGTACCTGTACTGATGAATTCCCGTATCTATAAGCGGGTGCATTTCGATGCCAGCCACAGGCTCATGCACTATCGCGGGAAATGCGCAAACCTCCATGGCCACCGCTGGAAAGTAGAGGTCTGGATCACCGGAGAGGTGGACCCGGCCACCGGAATACTTGTCGATTACAATGCCATCAAATCGATTGTCGAGCGCTTCGATCACCAGATCATCCTCAACCGCGACGACCCGATGGCAGCATGCATCGGGCAGTTCCAGCCAGTTGTCACCACGCCCGGAGACCCGACAAGCGAACTCCTCGCTGAAATCATCCGGGATACCATCGAAGCGGAATGCCGGGAGGCAGGGGCCGCAGCACAGGTGGAACGGATCAGGGTCTGGGAGTCGGAGACCTGTTTTGCCGAGATCGGGTCATGAGAATCGCTGAGATCTTCCGATCGGTCCAGGGGGAAGGAAAATGCCAGGGGGCTCCCTGCACCTTCCTGCGGCTTGCCGGGTGCAACCTCGCCTGTGCCTGGTGCGACACCCCCTCTGCCAGGAGCGGGGGGGTGGACATGACCTGCGACGAGGTCATGCAGCGGATCGCGGCAGTCACCGGGCACCGCCTCTGCATTACAGGGGGCGAACCGCTCATGCAGGCTGAGGGGTTGCTCCCCCTGGTGCGTTTTTACAGCGGCAGGGGGGTTGAGATCGAGATCGAAACAAACGGCACGATCGATTTTCGCCCGTTCCAGCCCTATGCCTCGATCTGCATGGACGTGAAGTGTCCCTCATCGGGCATGCGGTCTGATACCGGGCTTCTCGCCTTCCTTTCCCCCCGCGACAGCCTCAGGTTCGTGGTGGCAGGGAGGGAGGACTGCGAGTTCGCGGCCCGGATCCTGGAAGAGCATCCGGTCCGGTGCGAAGTCTTCTTCTCCCCGGTGTTCGGATCGGATTACCGGCAGGTTGCCGATTTCATCGTCGCCCGTGACCTCCCGGTCCGGCTCCAGGTCCAGCTGCACAAGGTTGTCGGGGTGCCATGATGCGGGCGGTCTGTCTCCTCTCCGGCGGTATGGACTCTGCCACGCTGGCATACCATGCCCGTCATGAAGGCTACGATCTCATCTGCCTCCATCTCAATTACGGGCAGAGGACCGAGAGAAAAGAGCGGTTGGCGGCACGGACCATCGCCGGCCTTCTCGGGGCGGAGGAGTTCATCGAGATCGACCTCGCCTACCTGGCCCGGTTCGGCGGAAGCAGCCTGACCGATCACCGGATTGCCATCGAGAGGTTCAGGGAGGGCGGTGAGGGGGTGCCCGCCACCTATGTCCCGTTCCGGAACGCCAACCTCCTCTCCATTGCCACAAGCTGTGCCGAGGCGAAGGGTGCGGGTGCGGTCTTTATCGGAGTCCAGTCCCGGGACTACAGCGGGTACCCTGACTGCCAGCCTCGGTTTATCGAGGCCTTCCAACGGGTGGTGGACACCGGTACCCGTGACGGGACCCGGATCAGCATCATGGCCCCGTTCCTGGACATGACCAAGCAGGAGATACTGTCGCTCGGGCGTACGCTCGGGGTACCGTACGAGCATACCTGGTCCTGCTACCAGGACGAAGAGAAAGCCTGCGGGTTATGCGGGGCCTGCTATTTCAGGAAGGCCGCGTTCGAGGCGCTCGGCATGAAGGACCCCATACCCTACAAGGGAGATGACTGAATGGAACTCTACCGTGGAAAACGAATGAGCATCGAGAAGAAGCAGGTCCGGCTTGCCAGCGGGCGGGAGGTGGAACGAATCGTGGTCCACCCGGGAGATGCTGCAGCGGTCCTGCCGGTCAGGGCAGACGGCTGCTGCTATCTCATCCGCCAGTTCCGTGCTGCGATAGGAGAGAGCATACTCGAGGTGCCGGCCGGAACGCTGCGTGCCGGAGAGCGGCCGGAAGATGCCGCGCACCGGGAACTGATCGAGGAGACCGGCCTGCAGGCAGAGACGCTGATCGACCGGGGGTTCATCTTCACCACCCCGGGTTTTAGCGACGAGCGTATCTTTCTCTATGAGGGATATGGGCTCTCCCCCTCATGCCTGCACCAGAAGGACGATGATGAGGAGATCGAGCTTCTCAAGGTACCCCTTGCCGACCTTCCGGCCATGATACGGGACGGCGCGATATCCGATGCTAAGACCATCGCCCTAGTGTACCGGTGCCTGGTCTCCGGAAAATAACCTTCCCCGGAGGGGGCGTGGCGCAAATTTATAGCGCCCTGTGTCGAATAGTAGTAAGATTTTCCACGAGTGGTGGTGCAGAGGTATGGCCGAACCAGCCCAGATGGATGACGCGCGGCGGCGGTACGAGTTCAGAAAGACCCTCGAGAAGCTGCAGGCAAAACAGGGGAGCGGAACCGAGCTCATCTCGCTCTACGTCCCTCCTGACAAACAGATCCATGACGTGGTCGGCCAGCTCCGCGATGAGTTCGGGCAGTGCGCCAATATCAAGAGCAAACAGACCAGGACAAACGTCCAAAGCGCGATATCATCGATCCTCTCCCGCCTGAAATATTACAAAAACCCTCCTGAAAACGGCATGGCGGTCTTCTGCGGCACCATACAGCTTGGAGGAGACCGGTCCGACCTGGAATGCACCATCATTGAGCCGCCCGAACCCCTTAACCTCTACCTGTACCGGTGCAGTTCGAACTTCGAGCTCGAGCCCCTCAGGGAGATGCTCGAGGAAAAGAACGTGTATGGCCTGCTGGTGCTCGACAGGAGAGAGGCGTACTGGGGTTTCCTGCGGGGAAACCGGATCGAGCCGATCGGTGGTGTCACATCGACTGTCCCCGGCAAGCAGAGGAAAGGGGGGCAGTCCAGCGTCCGGTTCCAGCGCCTCCGTGAAATCGCCATCAACGAGTTCTACACCAAGATTGGAGAGCGGGCAAGCGACATATTCCTCTCCGAGAAGGACTTTTTCGAGCGGTTCAGGGGCGTCCTGATCGGTGGCCCGAGCCCGACCAAGGAAGAGTTCGAGGCCGGCCAGTACCTGCACCACGAAATCCAGAAGCGGATCATCGGGCTCTTCGATGTCGCCTATACCAACGAGAGCGGACTTGCCGAGCTGGTGGACGCTGCCAAGGATGCCCTCAAGGGCATGGCGGTGGTCAAGGAGAAAGAGATCATGAACCGGTTCCTCAAAGAACTCGTAAGAGAGGACGGCCTTGCGGCCTACGGCGAGGAGAGTGTCAGGAAGAACCTCGATCTCGGAGCCGTTGACACCCTCATCCTCTCAAGCAGGCTGCGGAAGTCACGGGTCACCATCACGTGCCAGAACTGCGGTCGTTCCGAAGAGCGGACCATCTCGCTTGAACCGGGCAAGACCGTCGAGGATATTCTCGCCACCACCTGCCGGCAGTGCACTGCCCCGATGGTGGTCGATTCGGAAGTGGATATCGTTGAGGAACTGACTACCCTTGCCGACCAGACCAGCACGAAGGTGGAGATCATCTCTGACGATTTCGAAGAGGGAGCCATTCTGTATACCGCGTTTGGCGGTATTGCTGCAATGCTCAGGTACAGGACGGGGTTCTGATGTACCTGGAGACCTTCGAGACCATCAGCAGGGCGCTCGCATCGGCGACCGGAATCCCACATCCGCCTCTTACCGATGGTGGTGCGCACGCCGATTTTGCCTCCACGGTCGCCTTTGACCTGGCAAAAGAACGGAAAACGCCTCCCGCGAAGATCGCCGCGGAGCTTGCAGAAGGCCTGCGGACCGATCCAGACCTGCACATCGTCCGGATAGAGACCCGGGGGCCGTATATCAACTTCCATACCGGGAGTGGTTACACCAGGGAGACCCTGGCCCGGGCCATCCTTCCAGGATACGGGAGCCTTCCGCGGCAGCCGGTGCGGATCGTGCTGGAGCATACCAGTGCAAACCCGAACGGACCCCTCCATGTTGGTCATATCAGGAACACCATCATCGGGGACACTCTGGCCAGGGCGTTCCGCAAGGCGGGCCATACCGTCGAAGTGCAGTACTACGTCAATGACATGGGGCGCCAGATCGCTATTGTTGTCTGGGGATTCACCCACCTTGACAGCGCCCGGCGCGAAGGTGAAAAGGGTGATCACCATGTTGCACGGGTATACATCGCAGCAAACCGCGAGATCGGGCAGGATCCCGGGATCGTTTTCGATGTTGACCGCTTAATGCAGGAGGTTGAGCGGGGGGATGCAAAGACGGTATCGCTCTTCAGGGACGCGGTGAACGAATGCCTCGATGGTTTCAGGGAGACCCTGGACGCTCTGAACGCCCGCCACGACCGGTTCGTGTGGGAGAGCGATTTCATCCGGAACGGGGATACCTCCCGGGTCATCGCCCGTCTCATCCATCTCCCCGAGTGCCATGACGACGGGAGGCTCTGGATCGACCTTTCTTCTGCCGGGTTCGAGAAGGAGTACGTGCTGCGGAGGAGCGATGGGACAACGGTGTATGCTGCCCGCGACCTTGCCTACCATGTATGGAAAGGACGGAACTTCGACCGCGTGATCGATGTCCTGGGAGCGGATCACAAGCTGATCGGGTCCCAGCTCATCGCCACCCTGCGGCTGCTCGGAGAAAATGCTCCGGAGATCATCCATTTCGAGTTTGTCTCGCTACCGGAAGGTGCGATGAGCACCAGGGCAGGGACCTTCATTTCTGCCGATGAGCTGATCGAAGAAGTCACCAGGAGGGCGTACGAAGAAGTCACCGCACGGCGCGATGACCTCGATTACCAGGCCAGGCAGGCAATCGCCCGGGCCGTTGCCCTGGCCGCCATCCGCTACGACATCGTCAGGATCTCCCCGGAGAAGAGCACGGTTTTCGACTGGGACGAGGCCCTCGACTTTGAGCGGCAGAGCGGGCCCTACATCCAGTACGCCCATGCACGGGCATGCAGTATCCTCGAAAAGGCCGGGGACTTTGAACCGGCATTTACCCTTGCCATGGAAAGTGAGATCGCACTTGCCAAGCACATCGCAAAGTTCCCCTGGGTGCTCAAATCTGCTGTCAGGGACCTGCGGCCCCACCTGATTGCCACCTATGCCAGGGAACTGGCCGACCTCTTCAACGTCTTCTACCAGTTCGAACCGGTCCTAAAGAGCCAGGGTGAGACAAGAGACAGTCGCCTCACCCTGGTGCTGGCAACAAAAAACACCCTTCGGGAGGCACTTGAGACCCTTGGCATCGAAGCACTCGCAACCATGTAAGGCGCTCCGGAGCCAGGGATACCAGTTCGTTGCGCCGGACTCCTCTGCAGCGGTCAAGCCCTGCCTCTGGTGCAAGAAGGCGCTCAAGGGGGGTGAAAAGTGTTACAAGCACCAGTTCTACGGGGTGGAGAGTCACCGGTGTGTCCAGATGACCCCGACGCTCCGGTGCAACCACCGCTGTCTCTTCTGCTGGCGGTCGTTCGAACACGAGTACCCGGGCGAACGCGAGTGCAGCCCCGAAGAGATCGTCGCCAGGATCCCGGATCTCCAGAAGAGAGCCCTCTCGGGATACAAGGTCTCCCCGTACGTGACCGCGGAGCGGTTTTCAGAGGCGCTCTCCCCCCGGCACGTTGCCATTTCCCTTTCCGGCGAACCAACGCTCTACCCGTACCTGCCGGAACTGATCGACCTGTTCACGCACCAGGGTTACACTACGTTCCTGGTCTCCAACGGGACAAGGCCATGGGTAATCGATGCCTGCCGCCCGTTCCAGACCTACATCTCGCTCCCAGCACCTGACCGCGAATCCTATCTCCGTATCTGCCGGCCCCTGGAAGACTGCTGGGACCTGATCGGGGAGAGCATCGCGCTCCTGGGAACCCGCCGATCGGCGGTCCGGATCACCCTGGTACAGGGCATCAATTCCTCTGCACCCGGGAAATATGCCAAACTGGTCCAGGACTCGGGAGCAACCTTCGTTGAGGTGAAGGGATATATGTATCTTGGATACAGTAGAAAACGATTGGGGAGAGAGAATATGCCGCGACATGCGGATGTGCGGGCATTTGCCGGTAGCATTGCCAGCCATTGCGATTACCGGATCACGGATGAGAACCCTGCAAGCAGGGTGGTGCTCCTGGAGCAGGACCCATGAGGTTTGACCCCGAAGAGTTCCGGAAGAAGGCCCGCGACCATTTTGAAGAGGCCTGGTATGCAGGGGCCCGGGTCATTACGCCGCCGCGGTCGGGTGACAGGTATCCCCGGCTCAGGTACGGGCAGGCCAGGCCGCATCCCGTGTATTCCATGGTCCAGCGGCTGAGAGAGACCTACCTCTCTCTCGGGTTCGACGAGGCCTGCAATCCCATCATCGTCGAGGAGCAGGAAGTGTACCGGCAGTTCGGCCCCGAAGCCCGGGCCGTCCTTGACCGGGTCTTCTACCTCGGCGGTCTAGAGCGGCCGAAC
It contains:
- the prf1 gene encoding peptide chain release factor 1, whose amino-acid sequence is MAEPAQMDDARRRYEFRKTLEKLQAKQGSGTELISLYVPPDKQIHDVVGQLRDEFGQCANIKSKQTRTNVQSAISSILSRLKYYKNPPENGMAVFCGTIQLGGDRSDLECTIIEPPEPLNLYLYRCSSNFELEPLREMLEEKNVYGLLVLDRREAYWGFLRGNRIEPIGGVTSTVPGKQRKGGQSSVRFQRLREIAINEFYTKIGERASDIFLSEKDFFERFRGVLIGGPSPTKEEFEAGQYLHHEIQKRIIGLFDVAYTNESGLAELVDAAKDALKGMAVVKEKEIMNRFLKELVREDGLAAYGEESVRKNLDLGAVDTLILSSRLRKSRVTITCQNCGRSEERTISLEPGKTVEDILATTCRQCTAPMVVDSEVDIVEELTTLADQTSTKVEIISDDFEEGAILYTAFGGIAAMLRYRTGF
- a CDS encoding 6-carboxytetrahydropterin synthase, which codes for MNSRIYKRVHFDASHRLMHYRGKCANLHGHRWKVEVWITGEVDPATGILVDYNAIKSIVERFDHQIILNRDDPMAACIGQFQPVVTTPGDPTSELLAEIIRDTIEAECREAGAAAQVERIRVWESETCFAEIGS
- the queC gene encoding 7-cyano-7-deazaguanine synthase QueC → MRAVCLLSGGMDSATLAYHARHEGYDLICLHLNYGQRTERKERLAARTIAGLLGAEEFIEIDLAYLARFGGSSLTDHRIAIERFREGGEGVPATYVPFRNANLLSIATSCAEAKGAGAVFIGVQSRDYSGYPDCQPRFIEAFQRVVDTGTRDGTRISIMAPFLDMTKQEILSLGRTLGVPYEHTWSCYQDEEKACGLCGACYFRKAAFEALGMKDPIPYKGDD
- a CDS encoding 30S ribosomal protein S7, whose protein sequence is MAETETRAANLLLFNRWDLSEVQVADPGLVRYVGLDPVIVPHTTGKFTRQEFNKAHMLIVERLINRLMQSEANTGNKQLAMRIVRDAFEIVHQKTKKNPVQVLIEAIANTGQREETVRLKYGGINVPKSVDTAPIRRVNTALFFISEAVEKAAHKSKRPVAACLADELIAASKGDVKAYSVNKKEERERIAKSAR
- a CDS encoding radical SAM protein; translated protein: MRIAEIFRSVQGEGKCQGAPCTFLRLAGCNLACAWCDTPSARSGGVDMTCDEVMQRIAAVTGHRLCITGGEPLMQAEGLLPLVRFYSGRGVEIEIETNGTIDFRPFQPYASICMDVKCPSSGMRSDTGLLAFLSPRDSLRFVVAGREDCEFAARILEEHPVRCEVFFSPVFGSDYRQVADFIVARDLPVRLQVQLHKVVGVP
- a CDS encoding 30S ribosomal protein S12 is translated as MGQGKFAARKLTRDAKKFRWSDPKYVRSHSGVNLKSDPLEGAPQARGIVLEKIGVEAKQPNSAIRKCVRVQLIKNGRQVTAFAVGDGAINFIDEHDEVEIEGIGGRLGRSMGDIPGVRYVVTKVNNVSLHEMVIGRKEKPRR
- a CDS encoding 4-demethylwyosine synthase TYW1, producing the protein MASKHSQPCKALRSQGYQFVAPDSSAAVKPCLWCKKALKGGEKCYKHQFYGVESHRCVQMTPTLRCNHRCLFCWRSFEHEYPGERECSPEEIVARIPDLQKRALSGYKVSPYVTAERFSEALSPRHVAISLSGEPTLYPYLPELIDLFTHQGYTTFLVSNGTRPWVIDACRPFQTYISLPAPDRESYLRICRPLEDCWDLIGESIALLGTRRSAVRITLVQGINSSAPGKYAKLVQDSGATFVEVKGYMYLGYSRKRLGRENMPRHADVRAFAGSIASHCDYRITDENPASRVVLLEQDP
- a CDS encoding arginine--tRNA ligase; protein product: MYLETFETISRALASATGIPHPPLTDGGAHADFASTVAFDLAKERKTPPAKIAAELAEGLRTDPDLHIVRIETRGPYINFHTGSGYTRETLARAILPGYGSLPRQPVRIVLEHTSANPNGPLHVGHIRNTIIGDTLARAFRKAGHTVEVQYYVNDMGRQIAIVVWGFTHLDSARREGEKGDHHVARVYIAANREIGQDPGIVFDVDRLMQEVERGDAKTVSLFRDAVNECLDGFRETLDALNARHDRFVWESDFIRNGDTSRVIARLIHLPECHDDGRLWIDLSSAGFEKEYVLRRSDGTTVYAARDLAYHVWKGRNFDRVIDVLGADHKLIGSQLIATLRLLGENAPEIIHFEFVSLPEGAMSTRAGTFISADELIEEVTRRAYEEVTARRDDLDYQARQAIARAVALAAIRYDIVRISPEKSTVFDWDEALDFERQSGPYIQYAHARACSILEKAGDFEPAFTLAMESEIALAKHIAKFPWVLKSAVRDLRPHLIATYARELADLFNVFYQFEPVLKSQGETRDSRLTLVLATKNTLREALETLGIEALATM
- a CDS encoding elongation factor EF-2; this encodes MARGRKSIDRVKELMNEPVHIRNIGIVAHIDHGKTTLSDNLLAGAGIISEELAGKQLFMDSDEEEQSRGITIDASNVSMIHEYDRQEYLINMIDTPGHVDFGGDVTRAMRAVDGAVVLVDAVEGTMPQTETVLRQALKEGVRPVLFINKVDRLINELKVDEMEMQIRLGKVIDKVNKLIKGMKEDAYNKGWKLDAAQGTVAFGSALYNWGVSVPYMKKSGVSFKEVYDKCRSGDMKSLAKRSPLCDVVLDMVVRHLPNPVDAQKRRIKVIWHGDTESPEGKAMMNCDPNGPVTLMVTDISFDPHAGEVATGRLFSGRLRRGTEMYVMGTARKVNRLQQVGIFMGPTRVEVDELVGGNIAAVTGLKDAIVGSTVTTLQEMTPFESLKHYSEPVMTVAVEAKNMKDLPKLVEVLRQVAKEDPTLVVTINEETGEHLISGMGELHLEIITGRIKRDKGVEIVTSPPIVVYRETVTQKAGPVEGKSPNRHNRFYLEIEPLAEEIVNLIKAGEVSMTQTALERRDALIAAGMDKEEAKNIKDIHGTNIFIDMTKGIQYLNETMELILEGVHEALAGGPLADEPVQNLKIRLVDVKLHEDAIHRGPAQVIPAVRSALKGGMLIAGDSLLEPIQKIQITVPADQMGAATSQIQGRRGQVFDMQSEGDTMTVVGKAPVAELFGFAGDIRSATEGRAMWSTEFAGFEIVPSGMARDVVTAIRKRKGLKEQMPTPSDYLA
- a CDS encoding NUDIX hydrolase, producing MELYRGKRMSIEKKQVRLASGREVERIVVHPGDAAAVLPVRADGCCYLIRQFRAAIGESILEVPAGTLRAGERPEDAAHRELIEETGLQAETLIDRGFIFTTPGFSDERIFLYEGYGLSPSCLHQKDDDEEIELLKVPLADLPAMIRDGAISDAKTIALVYRCLVSGK